The following proteins are encoded in a genomic region of Candidatus Limnocylindrales bacterium:
- a CDS encoding transglutaminase-like domain-containing protein: MPPSFPNVVSGLARALWTAGLCAVLSLATPFPDVHAQGPPPAARFAPQKALAAEAQRIKDLLDALANRVAQGAAIDAERKALREHAGNLGDLDEALQEAFVATESRIKEAGLPDFILERHYATVADYEKNLEVLTAHLDAVDAAAGKRAAGRDEDLAAAVKAARRYLRRHKAKDAPRFLSGNSLPYAAMKQTAEPRDISHARAAVAEQRSIPRVSAPPTAADLAATIDVQLTEEVEELAAELQTPLAMYRHVRDNMRFEPYTGSRKGSRETILVKGGNDYDIASALIALLRASGVPARYVSGQVLMPADRVMNWLGVTDGFTAANILATAGMQPTPFTDNGEVVAIGFEHVWVIAYLPYGNYRGIGNDDTGMAWVPLDPSFKSLEYTDAVDIPSEMGFDAQEFIDGYISTFHEPSPVELYLQNIADYVATERKDLTFPDDVFRTATIVPDESGILPASLPFEQLAAASEFAAIAQAERHRIRFHIRNGNTTLLDHTLDLPAIASRRVTISYDPATAGDAETIETYGDLYATPPNLIALKPVLRVEGAAVATGTSIGAGVLHNSDMHFLTPAGESNVVPLVQNFITAGTYQGIGIDTWRVPDEALVPPDDEELPDTDGLTGEKLYRTAMNYLDRVDRAGLQVAQTQQMVVQTAVSEAIVENVVQVFYNFSQIPVAWEWKGLIVDADRKIIGPFAIDGDESKEKPYFVLTGADASIGENRVFEDLYGEEAVSTIKILELASDMGIEICRIVTSIATDCPAMSQPAPVVAAVNGALAQGHEVTIPRTQITYLNWTGTGYIDMDPDTGAAGYIISGGQSGGATVDSWSSTWQLFFAVFGRDVCNIIAVILSPEPNSYFPYPGANGGPMGVTPSSFEVDYTVYYCDPEEEEVTVSETYIPHFQYPPGNFVFHAGWGTGETLAFTVFDVQIIDFLSDQYMARGYTGPPVAGDPDPASIRYLILPVGFTPQQVQMKVANGAEIKTQTEPNSSGILTATFDGKNNGGSYINAGSYHVRFIVTAPDGQIDRSEDMDLHVVEVTDVALLDTGGAALTGNAHPDKPGGRRIFAGKPTKDAADRGNRVKVRATLSMAVPAGKMKVNLVSFDVADPTGLIDANHGEAMGTPAEGMLSDQDPATTGSNEVWVDFTTTMQPGDNFKIFASTNKKMIDNLTDAIAEANTDEQGATMNARLMPLASERLTVWRRVHVERDSMGNVASNRITGSITAVTNNGNGTSTVTTDQNFTETPSATNRFANGLLRRGMNAFRVVGNTDGMNMKVTVNNLGMTIPTAGAFTLVDDDDYNGNDGTSQDGDDGEDVAMASIGKIQDSDDGSKNVFAYAYVRPTFDIGDNNSSVAFVANTPDGADEKSLLLATYDFDAAAYEADKDFWTVYFLGAYQMQTEEDGDGAGSTTFGQVDELNGQGASVFLEATKESPGPACNEPDVGSHELGHLFKGAHTDTALMDGGGCNVGPLTFSDISLRKIRNLDHP; encoded by the coding sequence ATGCCTCCTTCATTCCCGAACGTCGTCTCCGGCCTCGCCCGAGCGCTGTGGACGGCGGGATTGTGCGCCGTCCTGTCGCTGGCGACGCCGTTTCCCGACGTTCACGCGCAGGGCCCGCCCCCTGCCGCGCGCTTTGCGCCGCAAAAGGCCCTTGCGGCAGAAGCTCAACGAATCAAGGACCTTCTCGACGCGCTTGCGAACAGGGTGGCCCAGGGTGCGGCCATCGACGCCGAGCGCAAGGCGCTGCGCGAGCACGCCGGCAACCTCGGGGACCTCGACGAGGCGTTGCAGGAGGCGTTCGTCGCGACCGAAAGCAGGATCAAGGAAGCGGGCCTGCCCGACTTCATCCTCGAGCGCCACTACGCCACCGTCGCCGACTACGAGAAGAATCTCGAGGTCCTGACCGCGCACCTCGATGCTGTCGATGCCGCGGCCGGAAAGCGCGCGGCCGGACGCGATGAGGACCTTGCGGCAGCCGTGAAGGCTGCGCGCCGCTACCTGCGTCGCCACAAGGCCAAGGATGCCCCCCGTTTCCTCAGCGGCAACTCGCTGCCGTACGCGGCGATGAAGCAGACCGCCGAGCCCCGCGACATATCGCACGCTCGAGCCGCGGTGGCGGAGCAGCGCTCCATCCCCCGCGTCAGCGCGCCGCCGACGGCCGCCGACCTGGCGGCCACCATCGACGTTCAGCTGACCGAGGAAGTCGAGGAACTGGCCGCTGAGCTGCAGACGCCGCTGGCGATGTACCGCCACGTGCGCGACAACATGCGGTTCGAGCCGTACACGGGATCGCGCAAGGGCTCGCGCGAGACGATCCTGGTCAAAGGCGGCAACGACTACGACATCGCATCGGCACTGATCGCGCTCCTTCGCGCTTCGGGCGTGCCTGCGCGCTACGTCTCGGGCCAGGTGCTGATGCCGGCGGACCGGGTGATGAACTGGCTTGGCGTCACCGACGGCTTCACCGCCGCCAACATTCTCGCGACCGCCGGCATGCAGCCGACCCCGTTCACCGACAACGGCGAAGTCGTCGCCATAGGGTTCGAGCACGTGTGGGTGATCGCCTATCTGCCCTACGGCAACTACCGCGGCATCGGCAACGACGACACCGGGATGGCGTGGGTGCCGCTGGATCCGAGCTTCAAGTCGCTCGAGTACACCGACGCGGTCGACATTCCTTCGGAGATGGGCTTCGACGCGCAGGAGTTCATTGACGGGTACATCTCGACGTTCCACGAGCCAAGCCCGGTGGAGCTCTACCTGCAGAACATCGCCGACTACGTCGCCACCGAGCGCAAGGATTTGACCTTTCCCGACGACGTCTTCCGCACCGCCACCATCGTTCCCGACGAGTCGGGCATCCTGCCAGCCTCGCTGCCCTTCGAGCAGCTCGCGGCCGCCAGCGAGTTCGCCGCGATCGCGCAGGCGGAGCGCCACCGCATCCGCTTCCACATCCGCAACGGCAACACGACGCTCCTCGACCACACGCTCGACCTGCCGGCGATCGCCAGCCGTCGCGTGACGATATCCTACGATCCGGCAACCGCGGGCGATGCGGAGACGATCGAGACCTACGGCGATCTGTACGCAACGCCGCCCAACCTGATCGCGCTGAAGCCCGTGCTGCGCGTCGAAGGAGCGGCGGTCGCCACGGGCACGAGCATCGGCGCAGGCGTGCTGCACAACTCGGACATGCACTTCCTGACGCCCGCCGGCGAGAGCAATGTCGTGCCGCTCGTGCAGAATTTCATCACGGCGGGCACCTACCAGGGCATCGGCATCGACACGTGGCGCGTCCCCGACGAGGCGCTGGTGCCGCCGGACGACGAAGAGCTGCCCGACACCGACGGTCTCACAGGCGAGAAGCTCTACCGCACCGCGATGAACTACCTCGACCGCGTCGATCGCGCCGGCCTGCAGGTGGCGCAGACGCAGCAGATGGTGGTGCAGACGGCGGTTTCCGAAGCCATCGTCGAAAACGTCGTGCAGGTCTTCTACAACTTCAGCCAGATTCCCGTGGCGTGGGAATGGAAGGGCCTGATCGTCGATGCCGATCGCAAGATCATCGGCCCGTTCGCGATCGACGGCGACGAGAGCAAGGAAAAGCCGTACTTCGTCCTGACCGGCGCCGACGCCTCCATCGGCGAGAATCGTGTCTTTGAAGATCTCTATGGAGAGGAAGCGGTTTCGACCATCAAGATTCTCGAGCTGGCCAGCGACATGGGCATCGAGATCTGTCGAATCGTCACCAGCATCGCCACCGACTGCCCGGCCATGTCGCAGCCGGCCCCCGTCGTCGCCGCCGTCAACGGCGCGCTGGCGCAGGGACACGAGGTCACGATCCCGCGCACGCAGATCACCTATCTGAACTGGACCGGCACCGGCTACATCGACATGGATCCGGATACCGGAGCGGCCGGCTACATCATCAGCGGCGGCCAGAGCGGCGGCGCCACCGTCGATTCCTGGTCATCGACGTGGCAGCTGTTCTTCGCCGTGTTCGGCCGGGACGTCTGCAACATCATCGCCGTCATCCTGTCACCTGAACCGAACTCGTACTTCCCGTACCCGGGCGCCAACGGCGGGCCGATGGGCGTGACGCCATCGTCATTCGAGGTCGACTACACCGTCTACTATTGCGATCCGGAGGAAGAAGAGGTCACGGTCAGCGAGACCTACATTCCGCACTTCCAGTACCCGCCGGGCAACTTCGTCTTTCATGCCGGCTGGGGAACGGGAGAGACGCTGGCATTCACGGTCTTCGACGTGCAGATCATCGACTTCCTCAGCGACCAGTACATGGCACGCGGCTACACCGGCCCGCCGGTGGCCGGCGATCCGGACCCCGCCAGCATTCGATACCTCATCCTGCCGGTCGGCTTCACGCCGCAGCAGGTGCAGATGAAGGTCGCCAACGGTGCCGAGATCAAGACGCAGACCGAGCCGAACAGCTCGGGCATCCTCACCGCCACGTTCGACGGCAAGAACAACGGCGGCAGCTACATCAATGCCGGCAGCTACCACGTTCGCTTCATCGTCACGGCGCCCGACGGCCAGATCGATCGCAGCGAGGACATGGACCTGCACGTGGTCGAGGTTACCGACGTTGCGCTGCTGGATACCGGCGGAGCGGCGCTGACCGGCAACGCGCATCCGGACAAGCCCGGCGGGCGGCGCATCTTCGCGGGCAAACCCACCAAGGACGCAGCCGACCGCGGCAATCGCGTCAAGGTACGTGCCACGCTCAGCATGGCCGTGCCTGCGGGCAAGATGAAGGTGAACCTGGTTTCGTTCGACGTCGCCGATCCCACGGGCTTGATCGACGCCAACCACGGCGAGGCGATGGGCACGCCGGCCGAGGGGATGCTCAGCGATCAGGATCCGGCCACGACCGGCAGCAACGAGGTGTGGGTCGATTTCACGACGACCATGCAGCCGGGCGACAACTTCAAGATCTTCGCCAGCACGAACAAGAAGATGATCGACAACCTCACCGACGCGATTGCCGAGGCCAACACGGACGAGCAGGGCGCCACGATGAACGCCCGCCTCATGCCGCTGGCATCCGAGCGCCTCACGGTGTGGCGGCGCGTGCACGTCGAGCGGGATTCGATGGGCAACGTGGCCAGCAACAGGATCACCGGAAGCATCACGGCGGTGACCAACAACGGCAACGGCACCAGCACGGTGACCACCGACCAGAACTTCACGGAGACGCCCTCGGCAACCAACCGTTTCGCCAACGGCCTGCTGCGCCGGGGCATGAACGCGTTTCGCGTGGTCGGCAACACCGACGGCATGAACATGAAGGTGACGGTCAACAACCTGGGCATGACCATCCCGACCGCCGGCGCATTCACGCTCGTCGACGACGACGACTACAACGGCAACGACGGCACCTCGCAGGACGGCGACGACGGCGAGGACGTGGCGATGGCCAGCATCGGCAAGATCCAGGACAGCGACGATGGCAGCAAGAACGTCTTCGCCTACGCATACGTGCGGCCGACGTTCGACATCGGCGACAATAACAGCTCGGTGGCATTCGTGGCCAACACGCCCGACGGCGCCGACGAGAAGTCGCTGCTGCTGGCGACCTACGACTTCGACGCTGCCGCGTATGAAGCCGACAAGGACTTCTGGACGGTCTACTTCCTCGGCGCCTATCAGATGCAGACCGAGGAGGACGGCGACGGAGCCGGAAGCACGACCTTCGGCCAGGTCGACGAGCTGAACGGCCAGGGCGCAAGCGTCTTCCTGGAGGCGACCAAGGAGTCGCCGGGCCCGGCATGCAACGAGCCGGACGTGGGATCGCACGAGCTCGGCCACCTCTTCAAGGGCGCCCACACCGACACCGCCTTGATGGACGGCGGCGGCTGCAACGTCGGGCCGCTGACGTTCTCCGACATCAGCCTGCGGAAGATCCGCAACCTGGACCATCCGTGA
- a CDS encoding nuclear transport factor 2 family protein, which produces MMRRARHRTRAIQRITAAFALLAMPAAATAAAVTPAAPAAALTLTLTSDRAEYTLGEPVLLSVRVANETAAPIVVRRTTDAATGAVLPWIGRQGEEPRRYVGPDIGIKHTHVPEAPLAPGDAFTIKVRVLFHVVTHEDSDLPYFYAFDQPGTYQVRAEVVNVAPSQRLFTNTIAIRMRAPSGTDAQVWRMLQNEASARFLHSGFADAGSREAAALAEIVERYPASVYAPVIERSLQIHEKSAGPQTRAAAGTAEVVTLPGKTFVATASPSVPPPAVQEASRSIAEIVNAWQRAWNARDAARLMQLLVISHDLRRKWDQGAGDADHEAAVRQLESAFSALGELTIEVVRTSFGGEAASADVLVTASNAQPAVTSRTMRLAREGGAWRISEVGF; this is translated from the coding sequence ATGATGCGGAGAGCACGGCACCGCACGCGCGCGATCCAGCGGATCACCGCCGCGTTCGCCCTGCTCGCCATGCCCGCCGCCGCGACGGCAGCGGCGGTGACACCGGCCGCTCCGGCCGCCGCGTTGACGCTCACGCTGACCTCCGATCGCGCCGAATACACGCTGGGCGAGCCCGTGCTGCTGTCGGTGCGGGTGGCCAATGAGACCGCGGCGCCGATCGTCGTCCGACGCACCACCGATGCGGCCACCGGCGCGGTGCTGCCGTGGATCGGCCGCCAGGGCGAAGAGCCGCGTCGCTACGTCGGCCCCGACATCGGCATCAAGCACACGCACGTCCCGGAGGCGCCGCTGGCGCCCGGCGATGCGTTCACGATCAAGGTTCGCGTGCTCTTCCACGTCGTCACCCACGAGGACAGCGACCTGCCGTACTTCTACGCTTTCGATCAGCCAGGGACCTACCAGGTGCGTGCCGAGGTGGTGAACGTCGCTCCGTCGCAGCGGCTGTTCACGAACACCATCGCCATCCGCATGCGCGCGCCTTCCGGCACCGATGCGCAGGTCTGGAGGATGCTGCAGAACGAGGCGTCGGCGCGCTTCCTCCATTCCGGCTTCGCCGACGCGGGATCGCGCGAGGCCGCCGCTCTGGCCGAGATCGTGGAGCGCTATCCCGCCAGCGTCTACGCGCCCGTCATCGAGCGATCGCTGCAGATCCATGAGAAGTCGGCAGGCCCGCAGACGCGTGCGGCCGCCGGAACCGCCGAGGTCGTGACGCTGCCCGGCAAGACCTTCGTTGCTACCGCTTCGCCGTCGGTGCCGCCGCCGGCCGTGCAGGAAGCTTCCCGATCCATCGCCGAGATCGTCAACGCCTGGCAGCGGGCCTGGAACGCACGCGACGCCGCGCGCCTCATGCAGCTCCTCGTCATCAGCCACGACCTGCGCCGCAAGTGGGATCAGGGCGCGGGCGACGCCGATCATGAGGCCGCCGTCCGCCAGCTCGAGAGCGCATTCTCTGCGCTCGGCGAGCTGACGATCGAGGTGGTGCGCACGTCGTTCGGCGGCGAGGCGGCTTCGGCCGACGTTCTGGTGACGGCGAGCAATGCGCAGCCTGCGGTGACGTCGCGCACGATGCGGCTGGCCCGCGAGGGCGGCGCCTGGCGCATTTCGGAGGTAGGGTTCTGA
- a CDS encoding DUF1566 domain-containing protein, with amino-acid sequence MRDSRLLPLLVSGAIVALLLPRPDARADTDPAISCQVKKLDASRAYGACRLKTVSKSVKKGTATDFTKCDTSFDRKWTAIELIGGSNCPTFGDGDTIQEEIVDDTSTIASLLATGTLPTCGDGELNGRETCDGAELGGVTCADFGYLGGTISCRPSCLLYDLSECTGRSVYPATGQTVSYQTDTFGMPDQPVPDDGALQTGGALAFVDNGDGTITDTNTGLMWEKKGFEISGDHSADTTYAWSSLDSGTIWDWIERVNNENGGAGYAGHNDWRIPNRRELDSLIDFSRSDPSVHPAFDSACVSDCVPTSCSCTVADEYWSSTTSIANDSLAWAVSFSRGKAEDFSKTSRRAVRAVRGPD; translated from the coding sequence ATGCGCGATTCCAGGTTGCTTCCATTGCTGGTGAGCGGCGCCATCGTGGCGCTCCTGCTGCCGCGCCCCGATGCGCGCGCCGACACCGACCCGGCCATCTCCTGTCAGGTCAAGAAGCTCGACGCTTCGCGCGCCTACGGCGCCTGCCGCCTCAAGACGGTGTCGAAGTCGGTCAAGAAGGGCACGGCCACCGACTTCACCAAGTGCGACACGTCCTTCGACCGCAAGTGGACCGCCATCGAGCTGATCGGCGGCAGCAACTGTCCCACCTTCGGCGACGGCGACACGATCCAGGAGGAGATCGTCGACGATACCAGCACGATCGCCTCGCTGCTGGCGACCGGAACGCTGCCCACGTGCGGCGATGGCGAGCTCAATGGCCGTGAGACCTGCGACGGGGCCGAGCTCGGCGGCGTTACCTGCGCCGATTTTGGATACCTTGGCGGCACGATCTCCTGCCGTCCGTCGTGCCTGCTCTACGACCTCAGCGAATGCACCGGGCGAAGCGTCTACCCGGCCACGGGTCAGACCGTCTCGTACCAGACCGACACCTTTGGCATGCCCGATCAGCCGGTTCCCGATGACGGCGCGCTGCAGACGGGCGGCGCGCTCGCGTTCGTCGACAACGGCGACGGCACCATCACCGACACCAACACCGGGCTGATGTGGGAGAAGAAAGGCTTCGAGATCAGCGGCGACCACAGCGCCGATACCACCTATGCCTGGTCGAGCCTGGATTCGGGCACGATCTGGGACTGGATCGAGCGCGTGAACAACGAGAACGGCGGCGCCGGCTACGCCGGACACAACGACTGGCGCATTCCCAATCGCCGCGAGCTCGACAGCCTCATCGACTTCAGCCGCAGCGACCCGTCGGTGCATCCCGCCTTCGACTCGGCCTGCGTCTCCGACTGCGTGCCCACCAGCTGCAGCTGCACGGTCGCCGACGAGTACTGGTCCTCCACGACCAGCATCGCCAACGACAGCCTGGCCTGGGCCGTCAGCTTCTCGCGCGGCAAGGCCGAAGACTTCTCGAAGACCAGCCGCCGCGCCGTGCGGGCCGTCCGTGGCCCCGACTGA
- a CDS encoding DUF1329 domain-containing protein yields the protein MECIGSFRRRSLWLLTSSLSLALLTASVVNAASEPPRPGTVVTRHNVHEYEEFLGPGLRWAVERGANLPVVAYKKIAHPPPYQEATEKFSDQVVLSPDGLRLENYVAGMPFPSVDEKDPRIADKLMFNFSTAIGIDDSDIRNFDCDTGALGEDGNPLRVERHFLIDHIRRLYFTGRLVVDPKPAMPNRDAARFKEALYPLIEPFDLKGTGFTFTRYLDPARQDDTWLYLPQLRRVRRLSSAQRSDALFGQDTDADSYEGYQGNIAWMKWKYLGEKTVLGTMHAERLPVVWGEPSGDFLHDDKWEPREVWIIEGVSKLPQYAYSKRVIYLDKETQRIPFTDMYDAGGQLWKMWVNNYRFAKEPLRGARYAMDWEYGYRPSITMIDMQLEHGTFCALPSHRFPGEQGWYVNLGEKEGTNEGFFDVAAIIAAGRG from the coding sequence ATGGAGTGCATCGGCTCATTCCGGCGCCGCAGCCTGTGGCTGCTCACATCGAGTCTGTCCCTGGCGCTGCTCACCGCATCGGTCGTCAACGCCGCTTCCGAACCGCCGCGTCCGGGCACCGTCGTCACCCGGCACAACGTGCACGAGTACGAGGAGTTCCTGGGCCCCGGCCTTCGCTGGGCCGTCGAGCGCGGCGCCAATCTGCCGGTCGTTGCCTACAAGAAGATCGCCCACCCGCCGCCCTATCAGGAGGCCACCGAGAAGTTCTCCGACCAGGTCGTGCTGTCGCCCGACGGCCTGCGGCTCGAGAACTACGTGGCCGGCATGCCATTCCCGTCCGTCGACGAGAAGGACCCGCGCATCGCCGACAAGCTGATGTTCAACTTCTCCACGGCCATCGGCATCGACGACTCCGACATCCGCAACTTCGACTGCGACACCGGAGCGCTCGGAGAGGACGGCAATCCGCTGCGGGTGGAGCGGCACTTCCTCATCGATCACATCCGCCGCCTCTATTTCACGGGACGTCTCGTCGTCGATCCCAAGCCGGCCATGCCCAATCGCGACGCCGCGCGGTTCAAGGAAGCGCTGTACCCGCTGATCGAGCCGTTCGACCTCAAGGGTACGGGCTTCACGTTCACGCGTTATCTCGATCCGGCACGGCAGGACGACACCTGGCTGTACCTGCCGCAGCTTCGCCGCGTGCGGCGTCTGTCGTCGGCGCAGCGCTCGGATGCGCTCTTCGGACAGGACACCGATGCCGACAGCTACGAGGGCTATCAGGGCAACATCGCCTGGATGAAATGGAAGTACCTCGGCGAGAAGACCGTTCTCGGCACGATGCACGCCGAGCGCCTTCCGGTGGTATGGGGCGAGCCGTCGGGAGATTTCCTGCACGACGACAAATGGGAGCCGCGCGAGGTCTGGATCATCGAGGGTGTCTCGAAGCTGCCGCAGTACGCGTACTCCAAGCGCGTCATCTACCTGGACAAGGAGACGCAGCGGATTCCGTTCACCGACATGTACGATGCGGGCGGGCAGCTCTGGAAGATGTGGGTGAACAACTACCGCTTCGCCAAGGAGCCGCTGCGAGGCGCGCGCTACGCCATGGACTGGGAGTACGGCTACCGGCCGTCGATCACGATGATCGACATGCAGCTCGAGCACGGCACCTTCTGCGCCTTGCCGAGCCACCGCTTCCCCGGCGAGCAGGGCTGGTACGTGAACCTGGGCGAGAAGGAAGGGACCAACGAAGGCTTTTTCGACGTCGCGGCGATCATCGCGGCTGGGCGCGGGTAG
- the rapA gene encoding RNA polymerase-associated protein RapA has translation MNGDTARRIVRGQRWMNDAEPELGLGIVVDCDDRSVLLHFDAAGESRRYMLRSAPLRRVRFGAGDTIRDDGGGVHRVEAVEEREGLLHYRCRNGEVPEHRLSSQMVLTGPRERLLAARVDPARTFELRAETLARQHDIRRSGVRGLVGPRVELLPHQFFVADEVTRRLLPRVLLADETGLGKTIEAGLVLSRLVLNGRVARALVLVPDALTHQWLVELRRRFQLRFAVFDEERCQAIETSTPGANPFAEEQLVLAGISLVERNEVRVAQAADAGWDIVIVDEAHHLEWTREQASAGYRAVERITAATAGLLLLTATPEQLGEEGHFARLRLLDPHRYADFECWLAESSGYREVASVASDLIVGTALSSSAVQRLAQTLGADERDVAARIADPALRRRLLEELIDRHGPGRVMFRNTRAAVGGFPAREVLRIPLGRGGAERHESAHGAVPDALTARLQAELASDLASTAAPDAVPDAQRAIGLAGTTAGSAGLGDDPRIDWLLELLSSPEARKVVVICRSASKAESIDAAIAARVRVATALFHEGLTLLQRDRNAAWFAQADGARLLVCSELGSEGRNFQHAQHLVLFDVPLDPDLVEQRIGRLDRIGQRGVVRVYVPYVAGSGQEVLVRWLDEGVDAFRRPTLIAHPLLERFGERVSALALAAPAMDPERLRADTDELVAQTAEAAASLLERVEQGRDRLLEMASLRRDVAEPLLAAIRSIDADEAFEEWFLRLLEHFRIYSEEIAPRAYLLNPDAMHSPEFPGLERGETALTFDRHTALVREDLQFATMDHPLLGDAMELLVASEAGNACFVLLEEDAPPRLYLEAVFVLEAAAPPRLHVDRFLAPSPVRVLVDQHRNVPAPEEDPMTPALAAARADGRASWLSAQKATLAPLIGRLYLRCEQLAEESAARLRQAAQEAMNEQLSAELARLTALAAVNDHVRREEHAALEQQRRELAQAIDAARIRLDALRLLWRGPVRDGAPRL, from the coding sequence GTGAACGGCGACACCGCCAGACGCATCGTGCGCGGCCAGCGATGGATGAACGATGCCGAGCCGGAGCTCGGGCTCGGCATCGTCGTCGACTGCGATGACCGCAGCGTGCTGCTTCACTTCGATGCGGCCGGCGAAAGCCGCCGCTACATGCTGCGCTCGGCCCCGCTGCGACGCGTGCGCTTCGGCGCCGGCGACACGATCCGCGACGACGGCGGCGGCGTCCACAGGGTCGAGGCGGTCGAGGAACGCGAGGGCCTGCTGCACTACCGCTGCCGAAACGGCGAGGTGCCCGAGCACCGCCTCTCCTCGCAGATGGTCCTGACCGGGCCACGCGAGCGCCTGCTGGCGGCACGCGTCGATCCGGCAAGGACGTTCGAGCTGCGCGCCGAGACGCTGGCGCGACAGCACGACATCCGGCGCAGCGGCGTGCGCGGTCTGGTCGGCCCGCGCGTGGAGCTTCTGCCTCACCAGTTCTTCGTCGCCGACGAGGTCACCCGCCGCCTTCTGCCGCGCGTTCTGCTCGCCGATGAAACCGGCCTCGGCAAGACCATCGAAGCCGGCCTCGTGCTGAGCCGCCTCGTTCTCAACGGACGCGTGGCTCGGGCGCTCGTCCTGGTGCCGGATGCACTGACTCACCAATGGCTGGTCGAGCTGCGGCGCCGTTTCCAGCTGCGCTTTGCCGTCTTCGACGAGGAACGCTGCCAGGCGATCGAGACGAGCACGCCCGGCGCCAATCCCTTCGCCGAGGAGCAGCTCGTGCTGGCGGGCATTTCGCTGGTGGAACGGAACGAAGTGCGCGTGGCGCAGGCCGCCGACGCCGGCTGGGACATCGTGATCGTCGACGAAGCGCACCATCTGGAATGGACGCGCGAGCAAGCGAGCGCCGGCTACCGCGCCGTGGAGAGGATCACCGCCGCGACCGCAGGGCTCCTGCTGCTGACGGCGACGCCCGAGCAGCTCGGCGAGGAGGGACATTTCGCGCGCCTGCGGCTCCTCGATCCACACCGGTACGCCGATTTCGAATGCTGGCTGGCCGAATCGAGCGGGTATCGCGAGGTCGCTTCCGTGGCCTCCGATCTGATCGTAGGGACCGCGCTTTCTTCCTCGGCGGTGCAACGACTGGCGCAGACGCTGGGCGCCGACGAGCGCGACGTAGCGGCACGCATCGCCGATCCTGCGCTGCGCCGGCGACTGCTCGAGGAGCTCATCGACCGGCATGGACCGGGCCGGGTGATGTTTCGCAACACGCGCGCCGCCGTCGGCGGCTTTCCTGCCCGCGAAGTCCTGCGCATCCCCCTGGGCCGCGGCGGCGCCGAGCGGCACGAAAGCGCGCACGGTGCAGTGCCGGACGCGCTCACAGCACGGCTCCAGGCCGAGCTCGCCAGCGACCTCGCGAGCACGGCCGCGCCAGACGCTGTGCCCGACGCCCAGCGCGCCATCGGCCTTGCCGGCACAACCGCCGGCAGCGCCGGCCTCGGCGACGATCCGCGCATCGACTGGCTGCTCGAGCTGCTGTCGTCGCCGGAAGCGCGCAAGGTCGTGGTGATCTGCCGGAGCGCGTCCAAGGCCGAGAGCATCGATGCCGCCATCGCCGCGCGCGTTCGCGTCGCGACCGCCCTGTTCCACGAGGGACTGACGCTGCTGCAACGCGACCGCAACGCCGCGTGGTTCGCGCAGGCCGACGGCGCCCGCCTGCTCGTGTGCTCGGAGCTCGGCAGCGAAGGCCGCAACTTCCAGCATGCGCAGCACCTGGTGCTGTTCGACGTGCCGCTCGACCCCGACCTGGTCGAGCAGCGCATCGGACGGCTCGACCGCATCGGTCAGCGAGGGGTCGTGCGGGTCTATGTTCCCTACGTTGCCGGGTCCGGGCAGGAAGTGCTGGTACGGTGGCTGGACGAGGGCGTCGACGCATTCCGGCGGCCGACGCTGATCGCGCATCCGCTGCTCGAACGGTTCGGCGAGCGGGTCTCGGCGCTGGCGCTGGCGGCTCCGGCCATGGATCCGGAGCGTTTGCGTGCAGACACCGACGAACTGGTGGCGCAGACCGCCGAGGCTGCGGCGTCGCTTCTCGAACGTGTCGAGCAGGGGCGCGACCGGCTGCTGGAGATGGCATCGCTGCGGCGCGACGTTGCCGAGCCGCTGCTCGCCGCCATTCGCAGCATCGATGCCGATGAAGCCTTCGAGGAATGGTTCCTTCGCCTCCTCGAGCACTTCCGCATCTATTCCGAAGAGATCGCACCGCGCGCGTACCTCCTGAACCCGGATGCAATGCACAGCCCGGAGTTTCCCGGCCTCGAGCGCGGCGAGACCGCGCTGACGTTCGACCGTCACACGGCGCTGGTGCGCGAGGATCTGCAGTTCGCCACCATGGATCATCCGCTGCTGGGAGACGCGATGGAGCTGCTCGTTGCCTCCGAGGCCGGCAACGCCTGCTTCGTCCTCCTCGAGGAGGATGCGCCGCCGCGCCTGTATCTGGAGGCGGTGTTCGTGCTGGAGGCGGCGGCACCGCCGCGCCTGCACGTCGACCGCTTCCTGGCGCCGTCGCCCGTGCGCGTGCTCGTCGACCAGCATCGCAACGTGCCGGCGCCGGAGGAGGATCCGATGACGCCTGCCCTCGCCGCCGCCCGAGCCGACGGCCGCGCCAGCTGGCTGAGCGCGCAGAAGGCGACGTTGGCGCCACTGATCGGCCGGCTCTACCTGCGCTGCGAGCAGCTGGCGGAGGAGAGCGCAGCCAGGCTGCGGCAGGCCGCGCAGGAAGCGATGAACGAGCAGCTATCGGCGGAGCTGGCGCGCCTGACGGCGCTGGCCGCGGTCAATGATCACGTGCGCCGCGAAGAGCACGCGGCACTGGAACAGCAACGCCGCGAGCTGGCCCAGGCCATCGATGCCGCGCGCATTCGCCTGGATGCCCTGCGCCTGCTGTGGCGCGGCCCGGTACGCGACGGCGCGCCGCGGCTGTGA